Proteins encoded within one genomic window of Jiangella mangrovi:
- a CDS encoding sigma-70 family RNA polymerase sigma factor encodes MTMVEEQVRAPDRAGEADYDLVGQYLKQISATPLLSAAEEVELARRIEAGVFAASLLETEKSKRRREELEALVRDGEQAKDHMIRANLRLVVSAARKYYRNSGLPFLDVVQEGNLGLIRAVEKFDYTKGFKFSTYAMWWIRQAIERGKAERARTIRLPVHVLETLSKIGKAERKLAVSLGREPTAEELAAETDLAPARVIELRRISRDTLSLDTPVGDEGSASIGDLIEDTETPQATDVIEFQALGEQVRGLVNTLAPREALIVSMRFGLEDGEQHTLQEVAERVGLTKERVRQLEKLALAELRDPARHRPLLEWAG; translated from the coding sequence ATGACGATGGTGGAGGAGCAGGTGCGCGCCCCGGACCGGGCGGGCGAGGCCGACTACGACCTGGTCGGGCAGTACCTGAAGCAGATCAGCGCGACGCCGCTGCTGTCGGCGGCCGAGGAGGTCGAGCTGGCGCGGCGCATCGAGGCGGGCGTGTTCGCGGCCTCGCTGCTGGAGACGGAGAAGTCCAAGCGCCGGCGCGAGGAGCTCGAGGCGCTGGTGCGCGACGGCGAGCAGGCCAAGGACCACATGATCCGGGCCAACCTGCGCCTGGTCGTGTCGGCGGCGCGCAAGTACTACCGCAACAGCGGCCTGCCGTTCCTGGACGTCGTGCAGGAGGGGAACCTGGGCCTGATCCGTGCGGTCGAGAAGTTCGACTACACCAAGGGCTTCAAGTTCTCGACCTACGCGATGTGGTGGATCCGCCAGGCCATCGAGCGCGGCAAGGCCGAGCGGGCCCGGACCATCCGGCTGCCGGTGCACGTGCTCGAGACCCTGTCCAAGATCGGCAAGGCCGAGCGCAAGCTGGCCGTCAGCCTGGGCCGCGAGCCCACGGCCGAGGAGCTGGCCGCCGAGACCGACCTCGCCCCCGCCCGGGTGATCGAGCTGCGGCGCATCTCGCGCGACACGCTGAGCCTCGACACCCCAGTCGGCGACGAGGGCAGCGCCAGCATCGGCGACCTCATCGAGGACACCGAGACGCCGCAGGCCACCGACGTCATCGAGTTCCAGGCGCTGGGCGAGCAGGTCCGTGGCCTGGTCAACACGCTGGCGCCGCGCGAGGCGCTGATCGTGTCGATGCGCTTCGGCCTCGAGGACGGCGAGCAGCACACGCTGCAGGAGGTCGCCGAGCGGGTCGGCCTCACCAAGGAGCGGGTGCGGCAGCTGGAGAAGCTGGCGCTCGCCGAGCTCCGCGACCCGGCGCGGCACCGGCCGCTGCTCGAGTGGGCCGGCTGA
- a CDS encoding aldo/keto reductase, producing the protein MQYRRIGEVQVSAIGLGGMPMSIEGRPDEARSIATVHAALDAGITLIDTADAYHLLAGEVGHNETLIAKALASYGGDTSGVLVATKGGHLRPGDGSWTKNGSPDYLKRACEASLKRLGVDAIGLYQFHRPDPTVAYADSVGAIRDLLDEGKIRMAGISNANPEQILLANEILGGRLVSVQNQFSPRFRSSEPELDLCDRLGIAFLPWSPLGGISRAADLGSAHGEFTRVAEAHGVSPQQVCLAWMLAKSEHVVPIPGSSRPETIRDSAAAADLVLTAEELASLD; encoded by the coding sequence ATGCAGTACCGCCGCATCGGCGAGGTTCAGGTCAGCGCCATCGGACTGGGCGGCATGCCCATGTCCATCGAGGGCCGGCCGGACGAGGCGCGCTCGATCGCGACCGTCCACGCGGCGCTCGACGCGGGCATCACGCTCATCGACACCGCCGACGCCTATCACCTGCTCGCCGGCGAGGTCGGCCACAACGAGACGCTCATCGCCAAGGCGCTGGCGAGCTACGGCGGCGACACGTCCGGCGTGCTGGTCGCGACCAAGGGCGGGCACCTGCGTCCCGGCGACGGCTCGTGGACGAAGAACGGCTCGCCGGACTACCTCAAGCGGGCCTGCGAGGCGTCGCTGAAGCGCCTGGGCGTCGACGCGATCGGCCTCTACCAGTTCCACCGGCCCGACCCCACGGTCGCCTACGCGGACTCCGTCGGCGCCATCCGCGACCTGCTCGACGAGGGCAAGATCCGCATGGCCGGCATCTCCAACGCGAACCCGGAGCAGATCCTGCTCGCGAACGAGATCCTGGGCGGCCGGCTGGTGTCGGTGCAGAACCAGTTCTCGCCGCGGTTCCGCAGCAGCGAGCCCGAGCTGGACCTGTGCGACCGCCTCGGGATCGCGTTCCTGCCGTGGAGCCCGCTGGGCGGCATCTCGCGGGCCGCCGACCTCGGGTCGGCGCACGGCGAGTTCACGCGCGTCGCCGAAGCGCACGGCGTCAGCCCGCAGCAGGTGTGCCTCGCCTGGATGCTGGCGAAGAGCGAGCACGTCGTCCCGATCCCGGGCTCGAGCCGGCCCGAGACGATCCGCGACTCCGCCGCCGCGGCCGACCTCGTGCTGACCGCCGAGGAGCTCGCCTCGCTCGACTGA
- a CDS encoding NAD-dependent epimerase/dehydratase family protein, which produces MENGSGEERHSVVTGGAGFLGSHLCDALIRAGQRVTCIDNFETGRSANLRHLRDEPRFTLVRRDLNDQIDGEVPGPVDVVFHLAAPAAPSDYLLDPVATMRIASVGTLNALDLARDRSARFVLASTSEVYGTAGDEPHREDDTGQVNPADGYGAYYESRRFAEALTTAYRSTYNLRTAIARIFNTYGPRMRLDDGRVLSRFIRQVLSGAPLTVPGPGTQTRSLCYVDDAVAGLRALSEGGYPGPVNIGSPDEISVFAIAQEVAEIAGPNAEIVFVEPPPAETHARRPDISLAGQLLDWQPRTTVQTGLATTLAWFQGAGARHA; this is translated from the coding sequence ATGGAGAACGGGTCTGGGGAGGAACGTCATTCGGTCGTCACGGGCGGTGCGGGGTTTCTCGGCTCCCACCTGTGCGATGCCCTGATCCGGGCTGGTCAGCGCGTCACGTGCATCGACAACTTCGAAACCGGGCGGTCGGCCAACCTGCGGCACCTGCGCGACGAGCCCCGCTTCACCCTGGTGCGCCGCGATCTCAACGACCAGATCGACGGCGAGGTCCCCGGGCCCGTCGACGTCGTCTTCCACCTGGCGGCGCCGGCCGCGCCGAGCGACTACCTGCTCGACCCCGTCGCGACCATGCGCATCGCCAGCGTCGGCACGCTCAACGCGCTGGACCTCGCCCGTGACCGATCGGCCCGGTTCGTGCTCGCGTCGACGTCGGAGGTCTACGGGACGGCGGGCGACGAGCCGCACCGCGAGGACGACACCGGCCAGGTCAACCCGGCCGACGGCTACGGCGCCTACTACGAGTCACGCCGCTTCGCCGAGGCGCTGACGACGGCCTACCGCTCGACGTACAACCTGCGCACGGCGATCGCCCGCATCTTCAACACCTATGGCCCGCGCATGCGCCTCGACGACGGGCGCGTGCTGTCGCGGTTCATCCGGCAGGTGCTCTCCGGCGCGCCGCTGACGGTGCCCGGCCCCGGCACCCAGACCCGCTCGCTCTGCTACGTCGACGACGCCGTCGCCGGCCTGCGCGCGCTCTCCGAGGGCGGCTATCCCGGCCCCGTCAACATCGGCAGCCCCGACGAGATCTCCGTCTTCGCGATCGCGCAGGAGGTCGCCGAGATCGCCGGCCCGAACGCCGAGATCGTCTTCGTCGAGCCGCCGCCCGCCGAGACGCACGCGCGCCGGCCCGACATCTCCCTCGCCGGGCAGCTGCTGGACTGGCAGCCCCGGACCACCGTGCAGACGGGCCTGGCGACGACGCTGGCCTGGTTCCAGGGAGCCGGCGCCCGGCATGCCTGA
- a CDS encoding ABC transporter permease has protein sequence MSATHALYLTGRSLRILRREPVYLAFTLIQPMVWLLLFGALFERVADLPGFGDISYLEYLTPGVVVMTAMMSAGWAGTGFIDDMNRGVMDRNLTSPVSRGALITGALAYQAVVTVVQSLIVFGVGLLAGARYDGGVAGVLVVLLCAVLLAVIFAALSCAVALTLRSQESLIGVSQFLALPLAFLSTVMMAPALLPGWVGSIARYNPVDWAARAGRDALLGDPDWSAVFGRAGLLLALTLVMAWLATRAFRAYQRSV, from the coding sequence ATGAGCGCGACCCACGCCCTGTATCTGACCGGACGGTCGCTGCGGATCCTGCGCCGCGAGCCCGTGTACCTGGCGTTCACGCTGATCCAGCCGATGGTCTGGCTGCTGCTGTTCGGCGCCCTGTTCGAGCGGGTCGCCGACCTGCCCGGCTTCGGCGACATCTCCTACCTGGAATACCTCACCCCCGGGGTGGTCGTCATGACGGCGATGATGTCGGCCGGGTGGGCCGGCACCGGGTTCATCGACGACATGAACCGCGGCGTCATGGACCGCAACCTCACCTCTCCGGTCAGCCGTGGCGCGCTGATCACGGGCGCGCTGGCCTACCAGGCGGTCGTGACGGTGGTGCAGTCGCTCATCGTGTTCGGCGTAGGGCTGCTGGCCGGGGCGCGCTACGACGGCGGTGTGGCCGGTGTGCTGGTGGTGCTGCTCTGCGCCGTCCTGCTCGCGGTGATCTTCGCGGCGCTGTCCTGCGCGGTGGCGCTGACGCTGCGGTCGCAGGAGTCGCTCATCGGGGTGTCGCAGTTCCTGGCGCTGCCGCTGGCCTTCCTGTCGACGGTGATGATGGCGCCGGCGCTGCTACCCGGCTGGGTCGGCAGCATCGCCCGCTACAACCCGGTCGACTGGGCCGCGCGGGCCGGCCGGGACGCGCTGCTCGGCGACCCGGACTGGTCCGCGGTGTTCGGCCGGGCCGGCCTGCTGCTGGCCCTGACCCTCGTCATGGCGTGGCTGGCGACCCGGGCCTTCCGGGCCTACCAGCGGTCGGTGTAA
- a CDS encoding YjbQ family protein: MIIDLRTGTDLVTDVTREVLEFCRGRGDGLCHLFVPHATAGLALIETGSGTEPDLAGAVDRLLPREDVYRHRHGSLGHGRDHVLPAFIAPSLTLPVLAGAPALGTWQSVVLVDSNVDNRDRRLRLSFLEG, encoded by the coding sequence CTGATCATCGACCTGCGCACCGGCACCGACCTGGTCACCGACGTGACCCGCGAGGTACTCGAGTTCTGCCGCGGACGCGGCGACGGGCTGTGTCATCTGTTCGTGCCGCACGCGACGGCCGGCCTCGCGCTCATCGAGACCGGCTCCGGCACCGAGCCCGACCTCGCCGGCGCCGTCGACCGGCTGCTCCCCCGCGAGGACGTCTACCGGCACCGCCACGGCAGCCTCGGCCACGGCCGCGACCACGTCCTGCCCGCGTTCATCGCGCCGTCGCTGACCCTGCCGGTGCTGGCCGGCGCACCGGCGCTGGGCACCTGGCAGAGCGTCGTCCTCGTCGACTCCAACGTCGACAACCGCGACCGCAGGCTGCGGCTGTCGTTCCTCGAGGGCTGA
- a CDS encoding ABC transporter ATP-binding protein — MHHAIEAEGLVKTYGKGARSVRALDGVGFSVPGGTVFGLLGPNGAGKSTTTKILTTLATPDSGTAVVAGLDVAAEPGRVRHAIGYVPQKPCFDPTATGRENLTLQGHVYGMARADIRSRGDQLLERFGLAEAAGRVTKTWSGGMQRKLDVALALMHRPRVLFLDEPTTGLDPEARADMWAEISGVTAADGVTVLLTTHYLEEADQLADRLVIIDRGRVVAEGTPEELKGGLHGDAVQVELADAGQQDAARRAVGSVPGVGEITVDGARLHARVGDGAATLPALLAALEGSGVPLAAVTVARPSLDDVYLRHAGRSFHSADRTEVAA, encoded by the coding sequence ATGCACCACGCCATCGAGGCCGAGGGTCTCGTGAAGACCTACGGCAAGGGCGCCAGGTCCGTCCGGGCCCTCGACGGGGTCGGCTTCTCGGTCCCCGGCGGCACCGTGTTCGGCCTGCTCGGGCCGAATGGCGCCGGCAAGTCCACCACCACCAAGATCCTCACGACGCTGGCCACGCCCGACAGCGGCACCGCCGTCGTCGCCGGGCTGGACGTCGCGGCGGAGCCCGGCCGGGTGCGCCACGCCATCGGCTACGTGCCGCAGAAGCCGTGCTTCGACCCCACCGCCACCGGCCGCGAGAACCTCACCCTGCAGGGCCACGTCTACGGCATGGCGCGCGCGGACATCCGCAGCCGCGGCGACCAGCTGCTCGAGCGGTTCGGGCTCGCCGAGGCCGCGGGCCGGGTCACGAAGACCTGGTCCGGCGGCATGCAGCGCAAGCTCGACGTCGCGCTGGCACTGATGCACCGGCCGCGGGTGCTCTTCCTCGACGAGCCCACCACCGGGCTGGACCCGGAGGCGCGTGCGGACATGTGGGCGGAGATCTCCGGGGTGACGGCGGCCGACGGCGTCACCGTCCTGCTGACGACGCACTACCTCGAGGAGGCCGACCAGCTGGCCGACCGCCTGGTCATCATCGACCGTGGCCGCGTGGTCGCCGAGGGCACTCCCGAAGAGCTCAAGGGCGGTCTGCACGGCGACGCGGTCCAGGTCGAGCTGGCCGACGCGGGGCAGCAGGACGCCGCCCGGCGGGCCGTCGGCTCGGTGCCCGGCGTCGGCGAGATCACGGTCGACGGCGCCCGGCTGCACGCCCGCGTGGGCGACGGCGCCGCGACCCTGCCCGCCTTGCTGGCCGCACTGGAGGGCTCCGGTGTGCCGCTGGCCGCGGTGACCGTCGCCCGCCCGTCGCTCGACGACGTGTACCTGCGCCACGCCGGCCGGTCCTTCCACTCCGCCGACCGGACGGAGGTGGCGGCATGA
- a CDS encoding WhiB family transcriptional regulator: MRIVRRNDADHRTGVVVPSPDEPGARVDATSWWEFALCRAWDADLFCVPDGVAPSRKRAQETKAKGICRTCPVRERCLDEAMARGEQYGVWGGLDAEERRALERSRQGLRRSS; this comes from the coding sequence ATGCGCATCGTCCGGAGGAACGACGCCGACCACCGCACCGGTGTGGTGGTCCCCAGTCCGGACGAGCCCGGAGCACGCGTCGACGCCACCTCGTGGTGGGAGTTCGCGCTGTGCCGGGCCTGGGACGCCGACCTGTTCTGTGTGCCCGACGGTGTCGCGCCCAGCCGGAAGCGGGCGCAGGAGACCAAGGCGAAGGGCATCTGCCGGACCTGCCCGGTGCGCGAGCGCTGCCTGGACGAGGCGATGGCCCGCGGCGAGCAGTACGGCGTCTGGGGCGGGCTCGACGCCGAGGAGCGGCGGGCGCTGGAGCGGAGCCGGCAGGGCCTGCGCCGCTCCAGCTGA
- a CDS encoding PadR family transcriptional regulator: MAATRPSNPLALAVLVLLWERPMHPYEMSATLRERRKEDSIKVNYGSLYSVVESLMKRGLIEATETVREGRRPERTVYAITETGGRVMVDWLVELLSTPKKEFTQFEAALSLAGALPPDQVTELLGQRLRNLRFQQKAVEAMFEEARSVGLPRLFMIESEFTAALQAAEIAFVEQLLTELRDETLGGFAMWRRMHELRADGVAPDEIEAKIAAEFPDELAFAQPDRKP; encoded by the coding sequence ATGGCCGCCACCCGCCCGTCCAACCCGCTGGCGCTGGCCGTCCTCGTGCTGCTCTGGGAACGGCCCATGCACCCGTACGAGATGTCGGCCACCCTGCGCGAACGGCGCAAGGAGGACAGCATCAAGGTCAACTACGGCTCGCTGTACTCCGTCGTCGAGTCGCTGATGAAGCGGGGCCTCATCGAGGCCACCGAGACGGTGCGCGAGGGCCGGCGGCCCGAGCGCACGGTCTACGCCATCACCGAGACCGGCGGGCGGGTCATGGTCGACTGGCTGGTCGAGCTGCTGAGCACGCCGAAGAAGGAGTTCACGCAGTTCGAGGCGGCGCTCTCGCTGGCCGGCGCTCTGCCGCCCGACCAGGTCACCGAGCTGCTCGGGCAGCGGCTGCGCAACCTGCGCTTCCAGCAGAAGGCCGTCGAGGCGATGTTCGAGGAGGCGCGGTCGGTCGGCCTGCCGCGGCTGTTCATGATCGAGTCGGAGTTCACAGCCGCGCTCCAGGCGGCCGAGATCGCCTTCGTCGAGCAGCTTCTCACCGAGTTGCGCGACGAGACCCTCGGCGGGTTCGCCATGTGGCGGCGCATGCACGAGCTGCGGGCCGACGGCGTCGCGCCGGACGAGATCGAGGCGAAGATCGCCGCGGAGTTCCCCGACGAGCTCGCCTTCGCCCAGCCCGACCGCAAACCCTAG
- a CDS encoding SigB/SigF/SigG family RNA polymerase sigma factor → MQTHVLATTDDHQHQHQNADRHELTSDLLRQAAKATGADRQRLIEEVVLLHLRLAESIARRYYGRGIERDDLVQVANLGLVNAAKRFDPDMGKDFISFAVPTITGEVKRYFRDHGWTVRPPRRVQELHAQITAATAEISQSKGTAPTPSDLAEHLGVEVSDVLEASASHECFTVASIDYRGTGGDETPLAESLGEEEDGFDRAEAVVALAPACRDLKPRDRQILYLRFFKGWTQQEIAQELGVTQMQVSRLLARILGQLRTKVGVTEAAGSTPAA, encoded by the coding sequence GTGCAGACCCACGTTCTCGCAACGACGGACGACCATCAGCACCAGCACCAGAACGCTGACCGTCACGAACTGACCAGCGACCTCCTCCGCCAGGCGGCCAAGGCCACCGGCGCGGACCGGCAGCGTCTCATCGAAGAGGTCGTACTCCTTCATCTACGTCTCGCCGAGTCGATCGCCCGGCGGTACTACGGACGAGGCATCGAGCGCGACGACCTGGTCCAGGTCGCCAACCTCGGCCTGGTCAACGCCGCCAAGCGGTTCGACCCCGATATGGGCAAGGACTTCATCTCCTTCGCCGTCCCCACCATCACCGGTGAGGTCAAGCGCTACTTCCGCGACCACGGCTGGACGGTCCGCCCGCCCCGCCGGGTCCAGGAGCTGCACGCGCAGATCACCGCCGCCACGGCGGAGATCTCGCAGTCCAAGGGCACGGCGCCGACGCCGTCGGACCTCGCCGAGCACCTCGGCGTCGAGGTCTCCGACGTCCTCGAGGCCAGCGCGTCGCACGAGTGCTTCACGGTGGCCTCCATCGACTACCGCGGCACCGGCGGCGACGAGACCCCGCTCGCCGAGTCCCTCGGTGAGGAGGAGGACGGCTTCGACCGCGCGGAGGCGGTGGTGGCGCTGGCCCCGGCCTGCCGCGACCTCAAGCCCCGCGACCGGCAGATCCTGTACCTGCGCTTCTTCAAGGGCTGGACACAGCAGGAGATCGCGCAGGAACTGGGCGTGACCCAGATGCAGGTGTCGCGCCTGCTGGCCCGCATCCTCGGCCAGCTGCGCACCAAGGTGGGCGTCACCGAGGCTGCTGGGAGCACCCCGGCCGCCTGA
- a CDS encoding STAS domain-containing protein yields the protein MSNDVAVQTRDFGGCTILTVPGDLDAASADEIGWAANSVDSRHVVVDLGRAGSVDPSAATALVGLHERVRARGGGVCVVTREIGVRAQLERLVPGSALRCYDQIGDALEASMSDRDAALTGLGGAALAGPALADLA from the coding sequence GTGAGCAACGACGTCGCCGTGCAGACCCGCGACTTCGGTGGCTGCACGATCCTGACCGTCCCCGGCGACCTCGATGCGGCGTCGGCCGACGAGATCGGCTGGGCCGCCAACTCCGTCGACAGCCGTCACGTCGTGGTCGATCTCGGCCGCGCCGGCTCGGTCGACCCGTCGGCGGCCACGGCGCTGGTGGGCCTGCACGAGCGCGTGCGGGCCCGGGGCGGCGGCGTCTGCGTGGTCACGCGCGAGATCGGCGTGCGCGCCCAGCTCGAGCGCCTGGTGCCGGGCTCGGCGCTGCGCTGCTACGACCAGATCGGCGACGCCCTCGAGGCGTCCATGTCCGACCGCGACGCGGCGCTCACCGGCCTCGGTGGTGCGGCGCTGGCCGGCCCGGCGCTGGCCGACCTGGCCTAG
- a CDS encoding sigma-70 family RNA polymerase sigma factor: MLEAARAGAPWAFERLYTDLAPVVTGYVRLQGSAEPDDLTSEVFLGVFAGLSSFTGSEQQFRSWVFTIAHRRLVDERRRAVRRPTEPTGDPGTLDGPGGDAEAEALDALGLRRVYELCATLSPDQREVLLLRIVGDLTVEQVARTVGRSVGAVKALQRRGLAALRKKID; encoded by the coding sequence GTGCTCGAAGCGGCGCGCGCGGGCGCGCCGTGGGCCTTCGAGCGCCTCTACACCGACCTCGCGCCCGTCGTCACCGGCTACGTGCGGCTGCAGGGCTCTGCCGAGCCCGACGATCTGACCAGCGAGGTCTTCCTCGGCGTGTTCGCCGGCCTGTCGTCGTTCACCGGGTCCGAGCAGCAGTTCCGGTCCTGGGTGTTCACCATCGCGCACCGCCGGCTCGTCGACGAGCGGCGGCGGGCGGTGCGGCGCCCGACCGAGCCGACCGGCGACCCCGGCACGCTGGACGGGCCGGGCGGCGACGCCGAGGCGGAGGCCCTCGACGCCCTGGGCCTGCGCCGGGTGTACGAGCTGTGCGCCACGCTCTCGCCGGACCAGCGCGAGGTCCTGCTGCTGCGCATCGTCGGCGACCTCACCGTCGAGCAGGTCGCCCGCACCGTCGGCCGCTCCGTCGGGGCCGTGAAGGCGCTGCAGCGACGCGGCCTGGCGGCGCTGCGAAAAAAAATCGACTGA
- the ligD gene encoding non-homologous end-joining DNA ligase, whose amino-acid sequence MSGDDGSGGLAEYQRKRSFDKTPEPRGRRRSSKEPAEPRFVVQEHHARRLHWDLRLEHDGVLASWALPRGFPRTPDDNHLAVHTEDHPLEYLDFDGEIPAGEYGGGSMTIWDHGTYEAEKFQDDKVVVRLHGEQVEGRFALFRTKGDDWMIHRMDGPADDGEPLPDDLVPMAATLSTLPPDQDAWAFEIKWDGVRALAYGEPGRLRLVGRNLREFTRQYPELRPLMNAVGAHRLVLDGEIVAFDDAGRPSFQRIQPRIHLASEADIRRQSQLTPVVYVIFDLLYLDGRSLLREPYEERRRLLSGLELAGPYWQVPDYQRGDGDVLLDATRSQGLEGVVAKRLASPYQPGKRSRDWLKIKNVRRQEVVVGGWVAGQGRLSGGFGALLVGYYDDDGNLRFAGKVGTGFDRRTRDDLQRRLDDLRADDSPFTGRQPQKDAVFVRPELVAEVEFAEWTGGGTLRHPSYEGLREDKPARDVVREEPEPPPES is encoded by the coding sequence ATGAGCGGCGACGACGGTTCCGGCGGCCTCGCGGAGTACCAGCGCAAGCGGTCCTTCGACAAGACCCCGGAGCCGCGCGGGCGCCGTCGTTCCTCGAAGGAGCCGGCCGAGCCGCGCTTCGTGGTCCAGGAGCACCACGCCCGCCGGCTGCACTGGGACCTGCGCCTCGAGCACGACGGCGTGCTGGCGTCGTGGGCGCTGCCCCGCGGCTTCCCGCGCACGCCCGACGACAACCACCTCGCCGTCCACACCGAGGACCACCCGCTCGAGTACCTGGACTTCGACGGCGAGATCCCGGCCGGCGAGTACGGCGGCGGCAGCATGACCATCTGGGACCACGGCACGTACGAGGCGGAGAAGTTCCAGGACGACAAGGTCGTGGTCCGGCTGCACGGCGAGCAGGTCGAGGGCCGGTTCGCGCTGTTCCGGACCAAGGGCGACGACTGGATGATCCACCGCATGGACGGCCCGGCCGACGACGGCGAGCCGCTGCCGGACGACCTCGTCCCCATGGCCGCGACGCTGTCGACGCTGCCGCCGGACCAGGACGCGTGGGCGTTCGAGATCAAGTGGGACGGCGTGCGCGCCCTGGCCTACGGCGAACCCGGCCGGCTCCGCCTGGTGGGGCGCAACCTGCGCGAGTTCACCCGGCAGTACCCCGAGTTGCGGCCGCTGATGAACGCCGTCGGCGCCCACCGCCTGGTGCTCGACGGCGAGATCGTCGCGTTCGACGACGCCGGCCGGCCCAGCTTCCAGCGGATCCAGCCCCGCATCCACCTGGCGTCCGAGGCCGACATCCGCCGTCAGTCGCAGCTCACCCCCGTCGTGTACGTGATCTTCGACCTGCTGTACCTCGACGGGCGGTCGCTGCTGCGCGAGCCGTACGAGGAGCGGCGCCGCCTACTGTCCGGGCTGGAGCTGGCCGGGCCGTACTGGCAGGTCCCCGACTACCAGCGCGGCGACGGCGACGTCCTGCTCGACGCCACCCGCTCGCAGGGCCTCGAGGGCGTCGTCGCCAAGCGGCTGGCCAGTCCGTACCAGCCGGGCAAGCGCAGCCGCGACTGGCTGAAGATCAAGAACGTCCGCCGCCAGGAGGTCGTCGTCGGCGGGTGGGTGGCCGGCCAGGGGCGGCTGTCCGGCGGCTTCGGCGCCCTGCTGGTGGGCTACTACGACGACGACGGCAACCTGCGGTTCGCGGGCAAGGTGGGCACGGGGTTCGACCGGCGCACCCGCGACGACCTGCAGCGACGCCTCGACGACCTCCGCGCCGACGACAGCCCGTTCACCGGCCGCCAGCCGCAGAAGGACGCCGTCTTCGTCCGGCCCGAGCTGGTCGCCGAGGTCGAGTTCGCCGAGTGGACCGGCGGCGGCACCCTGCGCCACCCCTCCTACGAGGGGCTGCGCGAGGACAAGCCGGCCCGCGACGTCGTCCGTGAGGAGCCGGAGCCGCCACCCGAGAGCTGA
- a CDS encoding GAF and ANTAR domain-containing protein — protein sequence MTEPDASDFAEMALALHEEPDVEQTLERVVEYAQQATVCDDAGLVLQHGQGRVETAVATDPRVRKADELQTELDEGPCMLALDGQSSVLVTDTADDPRWSRWGPRAAELGLRSVLSVRLHTAHTTLGALNLYGTRPGMFDDDDVDVAEIFGRHASIALASAREEDGLRQAIGARHLIGLAQGILMERYGLDADRAFAVLRRYSRHTNVKLRAVAERVIATGRLPEEP from the coding sequence ATGACCGAGCCTGATGCGAGCGACTTCGCCGAGATGGCACTGGCGCTGCACGAGGAGCCCGATGTCGAGCAGACGCTCGAGCGGGTCGTCGAGTACGCGCAGCAGGCCACCGTGTGCGACGACGCCGGGTTGGTCCTGCAGCACGGCCAGGGGCGGGTCGAGACCGCCGTCGCCACCGATCCGCGGGTGCGCAAGGCCGACGAGCTGCAGACGGAGCTCGACGAGGGGCCGTGCATGCTGGCCCTCGACGGGCAGTCGTCCGTGCTCGTCACCGACACCGCCGACGACCCGCGCTGGTCGCGGTGGGGCCCGCGCGCCGCCGAGCTCGGGCTGCGCAGCGTCCTGTCGGTGCGGCTGCACACCGCACACACCACCCTAGGGGCGCTCAACCTCTACGGCACCCGTCCCGGCATGTTCGACGACGACGACGTCGACGTGGCCGAGATCTTCGGCCGGCACGCCTCCATCGCGCTCGCGTCCGCCCGCGAAGAGGACGGCCTGCGGCAGGCCATCGGCGCCCGGCACCTCATCGGACTGGCGCAGGGCATCCTCATGGAGCGGTACGGCCTCGACGCCGACCGCGCCTTCGCCGTCCTGCGCCGGTACTCCCGCCACACCAACGTCAAACTGCGCGCCGTCGCCGAGCGCGTCATCGCCACCGGACGGCTCCCCGAAGAGCCCTGA